In a genomic window of Pedobacter sp. KBS0701:
- a CDS encoding polymorphic toxin type 23 domain-containing protein has protein sequence MKNISILLLIVFALSFQISRAQVKTNLPKKTNDTTKRIIIPGQELKFIKGSIPVFKTDASAGKGANATKNVYYPPGDPGHPGDPGDPTDPIDPRDPGDPVGPVIFSTAGRIAGSVDVSATGGATYSIPLTLPPGLGNAVPKLALVYNSQGGNGSLGLGWSLSGLSTITRIPATMFHDGFIGNTYWDSKDRFALDGQRLMLKSGVYGADGSEYQTENYSNIRIFSRGESGIGPDYFEVIHPDGSKVYYGVGVASETSLTYAITYSENPLGARISYYYNNSNNNLSIARIEYGSLGNSASLNQIVFNYMSATRGEQAYAGGAESYSSNLLSNISVIANGSGFRNYQLDYGTVSDLNYQRITAVQEKNGDGTTPLAPVSFTYGATGNIIPSSTISNFGISGIDFNNSEIVTADFTGNGTMDFLWYNKADKTKFYAFYDMVPSGSNLQWGMPVNTGAFKELIPATWLSHNNKLLPQQGLIVVKDNGPGAYKFEMLSAGITSTVYYQYDRVWDTAPYSPTFYAECDGITYQGTPLDIKFVSGDFNGDGLTDVIGINNSYALLNKFYGADPVTGVNFCDYLFGDVGSSAYLINMDRRLTSGYVTNIGALAVSYRTGQPLLTADFNGDGKTDILQLSDGYLVVYSMNDAGTLELLWQTPGAPTSSTDIPLIGDYNGDGKMDIMFSTGYNSQFSTFISTGYSFLKYTQNQPFSNTAAYWSPGPGSGYEVLRQYYLVSNDVDGDGKTDIIRGETVSQNGVNGGTINLNIYYNLGPSSSDHTPTFSSSYSMSQFTNLKHNPIPIFLNPNRKNFRPEFGFISDATISLFKFQKDFRDEVQITGIYQDGVTHSITYNELSGEQSTTDIELYQAGNSQTYPYADSYTLPGVSVVSKLARNYNGEQIQQVFGYGKAVSHIGGLGFMGFGELTRSNWHVNSSDNNRMFNISISDPLLRGAAVRSFSAKSTYINSSIKDMALTPTNTADGASLNDYISRTDQVYSTQLLPNKVLVNLAVGTISKDMLGGTFSTQTMEYDNFYNVTKSIGNFNGEGSKTADITYDNNPAGNYIGRILSSKATLTNGAEIFTTEDEYTYSGFLPSRVKKKGNNTGWVIEDMTYDSFGNVTQKTTTAPGGAQRTISMQYDGSGRFMVSSTDINGMTTTCTYNSSTGNLLTATNPFGQTTTNDYDTWGRVISITDYLGKVTATTYATAPNGGITITQINDEGGVAGTALNAFEQKISSYTKTVLGDNLASETEYDVYGRLARQSEQAAQGSASQWNDTAYDEYGRVKQTTSFTGKVTNISYGGLSTTMNDGIKSITSTKNAMGQVVSLQDPGGTINYTYFANGNLKTADYSGIVQTMEQDGWGRKTRLTDPSAGVYEYQYDEWGQVIKEITPKGTTEMTYDGAGNLTQKKITGDETNIQQDYTYDGTTKLLRAMALTNADGNNATYTYNYDGDKRISSTVEDNLHARFVKGYTYDSFGRISTESYEAKNKANNIVAAKSIELQYQNGWLVQTTLQGTGQILWKVDLLDGRGNLTQAMQGTALKKTIQYDAYGLPQQNLLENVSGTPVTLMSLGYSYDAQRGLLNSRSNSAFNWSESFSYDNQDRLTAFNDNVGNNSQVYDNRGRITDNSQLGTYTYDGNTYRQSELILNTGANPYYQTDHPLQQISYNAFKSPVEIIEQGKERVSFQYNALLGRAHMYYGDEQVDKMLRRYRRHYSEDGVMEITNDIQSGKTSFVFYLGGDAYNAPAIWKEEYSSGSVQTANLYYLHRDHLGSIVMITNDQGAVVEKRQFDAWGNIVKIQDGLGNDLAAFLVLDRGYTGHEHLLGVGLIHMNGRLYDPRLHRFLSPDNFVQDLYNTQNYNRYGYAMNNPLMFTDPSGEFIWAFVAVGALIGALTGGISYVASAIRTDSWNWGSLGMSMLSGAVIGGITGGVNPSALISNSLTTTFATAFVGGFMPSANFSLGDFNFSISPSIVFGKSFGMGANLSVGYSTGKWNFAAGFGFMAYSNYQGFGKGGAEIRASLMGGYDNGTNGFNLGTNQWWGTGEMSEFKQRTGLIDFHFGDFKVSYENDGGKPIAQMRLGDRNDSYRTAALSLSYKKIGVAFSLFTGNRSLENQRTEKFAERASEDQFGVYHRNTYVNETGTRYRLGALTVSYGNYRAGVDSEHVRHAIQNSVIHRFIHDTEFTNQSWNWNGFSQYKTRNSFTSW, from the coding sequence ATGAAAAATATTTCTATACTCTTGCTAATAGTTTTTGCCCTCAGCTTTCAGATCAGCCGAGCACAGGTTAAGACCAACTTACCGAAAAAAACTAACGACACAACTAAACGTATTATCATTCCCGGACAGGAATTAAAGTTTATTAAAGGCAGTATCCCTGTATTCAAGACCGACGCATCAGCTGGGAAAGGTGCCAATGCTACAAAAAATGTCTATTATCCTCCGGGCGACCCCGGTCACCCCGGCGATCCGGGAGACCCTACTGATCCAATAGACCCAAGAGATCCGGGAGACCCTGTTGGTCCTGTTATATTTTCTACAGCAGGTAGGATTGCAGGAAGCGTAGATGTATCCGCTACAGGTGGCGCAACTTATTCTATTCCCCTGACCCTGCCGCCAGGACTAGGCAATGCTGTGCCTAAGCTTGCATTGGTCTATAATAGTCAGGGAGGCAATGGGAGCCTTGGCTTGGGTTGGAGCCTATCAGGTTTATCTACTATTACACGTATACCTGCTACAATGTTCCACGACGGATTTATAGGAAATACATACTGGGATTCAAAAGACCGCTTTGCCCTGGATGGGCAAAGGTTAATGCTTAAGAGCGGGGTTTATGGCGCGGATGGTTCGGAATACCAGACCGAAAATTATTCTAATATCAGGATATTCTCCAGAGGGGAATCAGGAATTGGGCCAGATTATTTTGAAGTAATCCACCCTGATGGCTCAAAAGTTTACTATGGAGTTGGTGTTGCTTCTGAAACATCCTTGACCTATGCCATTACTTATTCTGAAAACCCACTTGGTGCGCGGATTAGCTACTATTATAACAATAGTAACAATAATCTATCTATTGCGCGGATAGAATATGGCAGTTTGGGTAACTCTGCTAGTCTAAACCAAATTGTTTTCAATTACATGTCGGCAACTAGGGGTGAACAAGCATATGCCGGGGGTGCTGAATCCTACAGTTCCAACTTGCTTAGTAATATTTCTGTTATTGCCAATGGCAGTGGCTTCCGAAATTACCAGTTAGACTACGGTACGGTATCTGACCTCAACTATCAGCGGATAACGGCAGTACAGGAAAAGAATGGGGACGGGACAACACCCCTTGCACCGGTTTCTTTTACCTATGGGGCTACCGGAAATATTATCCCTTCCAGTACCATTTCAAATTTTGGCATATCTGGAATTGATTTCAACAACTCGGAAATTGTAACAGCCGATTTTACCGGTAACGGTACAATGGATTTTCTGTGGTACAATAAAGCCGATAAAACCAAATTCTATGCTTTTTATGATATGGTTCCAAGTGGTTCAAATCTTCAGTGGGGCATGCCTGTCAATACCGGTGCTTTCAAAGAACTGATTCCGGCTACCTGGCTAAGTCATAATAATAAATTATTGCCACAACAGGGCTTGATCGTAGTTAAGGACAACGGACCGGGCGCTTACAAATTTGAGATGCTTTCCGCAGGCATTACATCTACTGTTTATTATCAATATGACAGGGTATGGGATACGGCCCCATACAGTCCGACATTCTATGCAGAATGTGATGGGATCACCTATCAGGGCACTCCGCTTGATATTAAGTTTGTTTCGGGGGATTTCAATGGAGATGGGCTCACTGATGTTATCGGGATAAACAATTCCTATGCGCTTCTAAATAAATTTTACGGTGCAGACCCCGTAACGGGGGTTAATTTCTGTGACTATTTATTCGGAGATGTTGGCTCCTCTGCTTACCTGATTAATATGGACCGGAGACTAACTTCCGGTTATGTGACAAATATAGGAGCACTCGCTGTCTCCTATCGTACAGGCCAACCTCTCTTAACCGCAGACTTTAATGGCGATGGAAAAACAGATATCCTTCAGCTCTCGGATGGTTATTTAGTGGTCTACTCAATGAATGACGCAGGAACACTAGAACTTTTGTGGCAAACTCCTGGTGCGCCTACGAGCAGTACTGATATTCCCTTAATTGGAGACTACAATGGGGACGGGAAAATGGACATCATGTTTTCGACAGGATATAATTCACAGTTTTCAACGTTTATATCCACAGGTTATTCGTTTTTAAAATATACCCAAAACCAACCTTTTTCGAACACTGCGGCTTATTGGTCACCGGGACCAGGGTCTGGCTATGAAGTATTACGTCAATACTATCTTGTTTCCAATGACGTGGACGGCGATGGAAAAACAGATATTATCAGAGGAGAGACCGTTTCGCAAAATGGAGTGAACGGCGGGACAATAAACCTCAATATTTATTATAACCTAGGCCCATCTTCCTCAGATCATACACCAACCTTTAGCTCATCCTATTCTATGAGCCAGTTTACAAATCTCAAGCATAACCCAATCCCGATATTCCTAAATCCAAACCGAAAGAACTTCAGGCCCGAATTTGGATTTATAAGTGATGCCACTATTTCGCTATTTAAATTTCAGAAAGATTTTAGGGATGAGGTGCAGATCACAGGTATTTATCAGGATGGAGTAACGCACTCGATCACCTATAACGAACTTAGCGGTGAACAGAGTACAACTGATATTGAACTCTACCAAGCGGGAAACAGCCAAACTTATCCCTATGCTGACTCGTATACGCTACCTGGAGTGAGCGTGGTCAGTAAGCTGGCAAGGAATTATAACGGGGAGCAAATTCAGCAAGTATTTGGTTATGGTAAAGCCGTAAGCCACATTGGCGGACTGGGGTTTATGGGCTTTGGCGAACTCACACGTAGTAATTGGCATGTAAACAGTAGTGACAATAACAGGATGTTTAATATCAGTATTTCTGATCCGCTTCTACGGGGTGCAGCAGTCAGAAGTTTCAGTGCAAAATCAACCTACATCAATTCGTCGATAAAAGATATGGCCCTGACACCAACAAACACTGCAGACGGGGCATCGCTGAACGACTATATCAGCAGGACAGACCAGGTTTACAGCACACAGCTTTTGCCGAATAAAGTCCTCGTAAACCTAGCTGTGGGAACAATTAGTAAAGATATGCTTGGTGGAACTTTCAGTACTCAAACTATGGAATATGATAATTTCTATAATGTTACTAAAAGCATAGGCAATTTTAACGGTGAGGGATCAAAAACAGCAGACATTACTTATGATAACAATCCGGCCGGTAATTACATCGGAAGGATATTGTCCAGCAAGGCTACCCTAACTAATGGGGCAGAGATTTTTACAACGGAAGACGAATATACTTATAGTGGTTTTTTGCCAAGCCGGGTAAAAAAGAAAGGAAACAACACAGGCTGGGTTATAGAGGATATGACCTATGACAGTTTTGGTAATGTGACCCAAAAAACGACGACGGCACCCGGTGGTGCCCAGCGGACTATTTCAATGCAGTATGACGGATCAGGAAGGTTTATGGTCAGTTCAACAGATATTAATGGGATGACCACTACTTGTACTTATAATAGTAGTACTGGAAATCTGCTTACTGCAACCAATCCTTTTGGGCAGACGACAACCAATGATTATGATACCTGGGGCAGGGTAATTTCAATCACCGACTATCTCGGCAAGGTGACAGCCACAACGTATGCAACCGCGCCGAACGGGGGTATTACAATTACGCAGATCAATGATGAGGGCGGCGTTGCTGGCACTGCCTTAAACGCGTTCGAGCAAAAAATAAGCAGCTATACTAAAACCGTACTGGGAGACAACCTGGCATCCGAAACGGAATATGATGTTTATGGTCGTCTTGCCCGTCAGAGCGAACAAGCTGCACAAGGTTCGGCTAGCCAGTGGAACGACACCGCATATGATGAATATGGAAGGGTAAAACAAACTACCAGTTTTACTGGCAAAGTGACCAATATCAGTTATGGTGGATTAAGCACTACAATGAACGATGGAATCAAAAGCATAACCTCTACCAAAAACGCAATGGGCCAGGTGGTGAGCTTACAAGATCCTGGAGGGACAATCAACTATACTTATTTTGCCAATGGCAATTTGAAAACCGCCGATTATAGCGGGATTGTACAGACCATGGAACAGGATGGCTGGGGACGAAAAACCAGGCTCACTGATCCATCTGCCGGGGTATACGAATACCAGTATGATGAGTGGGGGCAGGTGATCAAAGAAATAACACCCAAAGGGACCACAGAAATGACCTATGATGGTGCGGGTAATCTGACGCAGAAAAAAATCACTGGTGATGAAACCAATATCCAACAAGACTATACATATGATGGTACAACCAAGTTGCTGAGAGCTATGGCGCTGACCAATGCCGATGGCAATAATGCGACTTATACCTACAATTATGACGGAGACAAAAGGATAAGTAGCACAGTTGAAGATAATCTGCACGCCCGCTTCGTCAAAGGATATACTTATGACAGCTTTGGCCGGATTAGCACGGAAAGTTACGAGGCAAAAAACAAAGCCAATAATATCGTAGCCGCCAAAAGTATAGAATTGCAATACCAGAACGGCTGGCTTGTGCAAACAACTTTACAGGGCACCGGGCAGATACTTTGGAAGGTGGATCTGCTAGATGGCAGGGGGAATTTAACACAAGCTATGCAAGGGACGGCATTAAAAAAAACCATTCAGTACGATGCCTATGGATTGCCACAGCAGAACCTGTTAGAAAACGTGTCTGGTACACCCGTAACCCTGATGAGCCTCGGTTATAGTTATGATGCGCAGCGGGGTTTATTAAACAGTAGGAGCAACAGCGCCTTTAACTGGAGCGAAAGCTTCAGCTATGATAACCAGGATCGGCTCACTGCATTTAATGATAACGTGGGCAATAACAGCCAAGTATACGACAATCGCGGAAGGATAACCGACAATAGCCAGTTAGGAACTTACACTTATGATGGCAATACTTACCGCCAAAGTGAGCTTATACTAAATACTGGTGCCAATCCTTATTATCAAACTGACCATCCACTTCAACAGATCAGCTATAATGCTTTTAAAAGTCCCGTGGAGATTATAGAGCAAGGTAAGGAGCGTGTCAGCTTTCAGTATAATGCGTTACTTGGCCGGGCGCACATGTATTATGGCGATGAACAGGTCGATAAAATGTTGCGTAGGTACAGGCGGCATTATAGCGAAGATGGTGTCATGGAAATTACTAACGATATACAGTCGGGAAAAACCAGTTTTGTTTTTTATCTGGGTGGCGATGCATACAATGCCCCGGCTATTTGGAAAGAAGAATACTCGTCGGGAAGCGTGCAGACTGCTAACTTATATTACCTGCACCGTGACCATTTGGGAAGCATTGTAATGATCACTAACGACCAGGGAGCAGTGGTCGAGAAGCGTCAATTTGATGCGTGGGGCAATATTGTGAAAATACAGGACGGGCTTGGGAATGATCTTGCTGCATTTCTAGTATTGGACAGGGGCTATACCGGCCACGAACACTTATTAGGGGTAGGGTTGATCCATATGAATGGACGTTTGTATGACCCTAGACTACACCGTTTCTTATCTCCTGATAATTTTGTACAAGATCTTTACAATACTCAAAATTATAACAGGTATGGTTACGCAATGAACAACCCACTAATGTTTACCGACCCAAGTGGGGAGTTTATCTGGGCATTTGTTGCGGTTGGGGCTCTCATAGGAGCATTAACCGGTGGAATAAGTTATGTGGCGTCGGCAATAAGGACAGACAGCTGGAACTGGGGCTCGCTAGGAATGTCTATGTTGTCGGGGGCCGTTATCGGGGGAATTACGGGAGGGGTCAATCCCTCCGCATTAATAAGTAATTCATTAACGACAACTTTTGCGACAGCCTTCGTTGGCGGTTTTATGCCATCTGCAAACTTTTCGCTCGGAGATTTTAATTTCAGTATTTCTCCATCAATAGTTTTTGGCAAGTCGTTCGGTATGGGTGCAAATTTAAGCGTCGGATACTCAACAGGGAAATGGAATTTTGCCGCCGGATTCGGGTTCATGGCTTATAGTAACTATCAAGGCTTTGGGAAAGGAGGTGCTGAAATCCGCGCTTCTCTTATGGGTGGTTATGATAACGGAACAAATGGATTTAACTTAGGCACTAATCAATGGTGGGGAACGGGCGAAATGAGCGAATTTAAACAAAGGACCGGCTTGATCGATTTTCATTTTGGAGATTTCAAGGTGTCCTATGAAAATGACGGCGGAAAACCGATTGCTCAGATGCGTTTAGGTGACAGAAATGATAGTTATAGAACAGCGGCATTAAGCTTGTCTTACAAAAAAATCGGTGTAGCTTTTAGTCTTTTTACAGGTAATAGAAGTTTGGAAAACCAAAGAACTGAGAAATTTGCTGAAAGAGCATCAGAAGATCAATTTGGTGTATACCACAGAAATACATACGTAAACGAGACGGGCACCCGTTACAGGCTCGGCGCTTTAACTGTTTCATACGGAAATTATAGGGCCGGTGTAGATAGCGAACACGTACGTCATGCAATCCAAAATAGTGTCATCCACCGATTTATTCACGATACTGAATTTACTAACCAGTCATGGAACTGGAATGGCTTTTCTCAATATAAGACACGTAATAGCTTTACATCATGGTAA
- a CDS encoding IPExxxVDY family protein, with product MNKTYLKLTLDLDFILIAITAPLKDYVLCHKINTRLNTQFEKIEDHEIFFNIDEPAWSFSKYYFFVEQGEVEYYLICNKSSDGFLIPEMSKVDFFIIIKEFIDKEDLDYLINGLNKLPDIQVAAKIDPTKLKSRENLVI from the coding sequence TTGAATAAGACTTACCTAAAACTTACCTTAGACCTTGATTTTATACTAATTGCGATCACAGCACCCCTAAAAGACTATGTGCTTTGCCACAAAATTAATACCCGGTTAAATACACAATTTGAAAAAATAGAAGACCACGAAATATTTTTTAATATCGACGAACCAGCCTGGTCTTTCTCTAAATATTACTTTTTTGTAGAGCAAGGTGAGGTAGAATACTACTTAATTTGCAATAAAAGTAGTGATGGTTTTCTAATTCCGGAGATGAGCAAAGTCGATTTTTTTATTATTATTAAAGAATTTATTGATAAGGAAGATTTGGATTATTTAATTAACGGATTGAATAAACTGCCTGATATACAGGTGGCTGCAAAGATAGATCCAACAAAATTAAAGAGTCGTGAGAATTTGGTAATATAA
- the porV gene encoding type IX secretion system outer membrane channel protein PorV: MKNGRNIFLCFFLLVLMDWNTVCAQSVEKITIDGSRASNILTSVPFLLITPQARSGGMGNAGVAVEADANAPSLNMASMAYLKDGSYGFSVTYSPWLKNLTQGMSLSYLSGYYRIDERNTIAASLRYFSIGDVKFIDNNQQDLGIFNPNEFAADLSYARSFGPDFSLGGSLRFIYSNLYSAQFNSEGQSGTGKAVAVDVSGLYKKDGYFLGGPVIWSAGLNISNIGTKISYNIGDNPYFLPANLKIGTAATLVGEESKLIIALDLNKLLVPTQPVYDADGNIVNGSYPDRSVPSGIFGSFADAPGGLREELQEVGISTGLEFSFKERFAVRAGYNYQNPNKGNNNYLTLGAGLKYNVLSIDFSYLAGSINSNPLANTLRFGLQFSFDKRRATKYSKVN; the protein is encoded by the coding sequence ATGAAAAATGGGAGAAATATTTTTTTATGTTTTTTTTTGCTTGTCCTTATGGACTGGAATACTGTTTGTGCCCAGTCTGTGGAGAAGATTACGATAGACGGTAGCCGCGCCAGCAATATTCTAACCTCTGTGCCATTCCTATTGATCACTCCGCAGGCAAGAAGCGGCGGCATGGGCAATGCGGGAGTCGCCGTCGAAGCAGACGCAAATGCTCCTTCCTTAAATATGGCATCAATGGCGTACCTAAAAGACGGCAGCTACGGATTTTCTGTTACCTATAGCCCATGGCTAAAAAACCTGACACAAGGGATGAGCCTTTCCTATTTGAGTGGTTATTACAGAATCGATGAAAGAAATACGATAGCGGCTTCACTGAGATACTTTTCTATCGGCGACGTAAAATTTATTGACAATAACCAACAGGATCTGGGGATATTTAATCCAAATGAATTTGCTGCTGATTTAAGCTACGCACGGAGTTTCGGACCAGATTTTTCGCTTGGAGGAAGTTTGCGGTTTATCTATAGCAATCTCTATAGTGCGCAATTTAATTCCGAAGGTCAGAGCGGAACTGGGAAAGCCGTCGCGGTAGACGTTTCCGGGCTTTACAAAAAAGATGGTTATTTTCTGGGTGGTCCTGTAATCTGGTCTGCCGGCTTGAATATATCGAATATCGGCACCAAAATTTCGTATAACATTGGGGACAATCCATATTTTCTCCCAGCTAATTTAAAAATTGGGACAGCCGCTACGTTGGTGGGAGAGGAAAGCAAATTGATCATAGCGCTGGACCTGAATAAATTGCTTGTTCCCACCCAACCTGTTTATGATGCGGATGGTAACATTGTAAATGGGAGCTATCCTGACCGATCGGTACCGTCTGGTATCTTCGGCTCTTTTGCTGACGCTCCAGGAGGACTGAGAGAAGAGTTGCAAGAGGTGGGGATTTCCACAGGACTAGAGTTCTCGTTCAAGGAAAGGTTTGCTGTACGAGCAGGCTATAATTATCAGAATCCAAATAAAGGGAACAACAATTACCTTACCCTTGGGGCAGGCTTGAAGTATAATGTCCTATCTATTGATTTCTCCTATCTTGCCGGTTCTATAAATAGCAATCCCCTTGCAAATACGCTTCGGTTTGGACTGCAGTTCTCTTTTGATAAAAGAAGAGCGACCAAATATTCAAAAGTAAATTAA
- a CDS encoding acyl carrier protein has protein sequence MSDIASRVKAIIVEKLGVDESEVTPEASFTNDLGADSLDTVELIMEFEKEFNVAIPDDQAETIGTVGQAIAYLEKNVK, from the coding sequence ATGTCTGATATTGCTTCAAGAGTTAAGGCTATTATCGTAGAAAAACTAGGTGTTGACGAAAGCGAAGTTACGCCAGAGGCTTCATTCACCAACGATTTAGGTGCAGATTCTTTAGATACCGTAGAATTGATTATGGAATTTGAAAAAGAATTCAATGTAGCTATTCCTGATGATCAGGCTGAAACCATCGGTACAGTTGGCCAGGCGATTGCTTATTTGGAAAAAAACGTTAAATAG
- the pyk gene encoding pyruvate kinase, which produces MKPFHSRTKIVATLGPASAKPDVLYSMFNAGLDVCRLNFSHGSQADHQAVLDTIRDLNKKYEYNVGILADLQGPKIRIGLVKEGGINLINGKTTVITTNECIGNEERIYITYQNFPQDVQAGEIILLDDGKLQMKVISTNLKDEVVCEIVHGGILTSRKGVNLPNTKVSIPSLTPEDRENLEFVLENDVEWIGLSFVRKAEDIIELKKIIAERGKTARVIAKIEKPEAIANIDEIIAVTDGIMVARGDLGVECPMEEVPLLQKMIVAKCRAASKPVIVATQMLESMITTPRPTRAEVNDVANSVLDGADAVMLSGETSVGEFPLIVIETMQKIIQNIEQNNYPFNPDKFLKPKSPSFLSDAICDSACFLAKQTNAVGIVSMTLSGYTAFEISSHRPEALTFIFTSNRALLNAVSLLWGVRGFYYDKWESTDNTIIEVNEFLKSKKLVKQGDIVINTAAIPMEAKGKTNMLKITVID; this is translated from the coding sequence ATGAAACCTTTTCATTCGAGAACTAAAATTGTCGCCACGCTTGGGCCTGCATCAGCAAAACCAGATGTATTATATAGTATGTTTAACGCAGGTTTAGATGTTTGCCGTCTAAATTTTTCACACGGATCACAAGCCGATCATCAGGCTGTTTTGGATACCATCCGCGATTTAAACAAAAAATACGAATATAATGTAGGTATCCTTGCCGATTTACAAGGCCCTAAAATCCGTATTGGTTTAGTAAAAGAAGGTGGTATTAACCTGATTAACGGAAAAACTACTGTAATTACAACTAACGAATGTATTGGTAATGAAGAACGTATTTACATCACTTACCAAAACTTTCCTCAGGATGTTCAGGCTGGAGAAATCATCCTTTTAGATGATGGAAAGCTGCAGATGAAAGTGATTTCTACGAATTTAAAAGATGAAGTAGTTTGTGAAATCGTTCACGGTGGAATTTTAACCTCAAGAAAAGGTGTTAACCTGCCAAATACCAAAGTTTCTATTCCTTCATTAACACCAGAAGATCGCGAAAACTTAGAATTTGTTTTAGAGAACGATGTAGAATGGATCGGTTTATCTTTCGTGCGTAAGGCAGAAGATATTATCGAACTTAAAAAAATTATTGCTGAACGTGGCAAAACTGCCCGTGTAATCGCCAAAATAGAAAAACCAGAGGCTATTGCCAACATAGACGAGATTATTGCCGTTACAGATGGTATTATGGTGGCCCGTGGCGATTTGGGTGTTGAATGTCCGATGGAAGAAGTTCCATTGTTACAAAAAATGATTGTTGCTAAATGTAGGGCAGCTTCTAAACCAGTAATTGTGGCTACCCAGATGTTAGAGAGTATGATCACTACACCTCGCCCAACACGCGCAGAGGTGAATGATGTAGCAAATTCTGTTCTGGATGGTGCTGACGCAGTGATGCTAAGCGGCGAAACTTCAGTTGGAGAATTCCCGCTGATCGTGATCGAAACCATGCAAAAAATTATTCAGAACATTGAGCAAAACAACTATCCTTTCAATCCTGATAAATTTTTAAAACCAAAATCTCCATCTTTCTTAAGCGATGCGATTTGCGATTCGGCTTGTTTCTTAGCGAAACAGACCAATGCAGTGGGTATTGTATCGATGACTTTAAGCGGTTATACTGCTTTCGAAATTTCGAGTCACCGTCCGGAGGCTTTAACCTTTATTTTTACCAGCAACAGGGCATTATTAAATGCAGTAAGTTTGCTTTGGGGCGTTAGAGGTTTCTACTACGATAAGTGGGAAAGCACCGATAATACCATCATTGAGGTAAATGAATTCTTAAAAAGCAAAAAATTGGTTAAACAAGGCGATATCGTAATTAATACCGCCGCTATCCCGATGGAAGCAAAAGGAAAAACCAATATGTTAAAAATTACAGTTATAGATTAA
- a CDS encoding T9SS type A sorting domain-containing protein: MATANKNLITPGSELGSEGLITERGIKAYPNPLKETLNVSWGAPDKIFLKSLDVYSVGGNKVFRMSYKPDERQTVIPFQQLPPGTYLLVGQYSDLKTETIKLIKH, translated from the coding sequence ATGGCAACAGCGAATAAAAACCTTATTACTCCCGGAAGCGAACTGGGAAGCGAGGGGCTAATTACTGAACGGGGTATAAAGGCCTACCCAAACCCACTTAAGGAAACGCTTAACGTTTCCTGGGGTGCCCCAGATAAAATCTTTCTCAAAAGCCTGGATGTATATAGTGTCGGCGGCAACAAGGTTTTTAGAATGTCATATAAGCCTGATGAACGCCAAACTGTTATTCCTTTTCAACAATTACCACCCGGTACTTATCTATTGGTCGGGCAGTATTCCGATTTGAAAACAGAAACGATAAAGTTGATTAAACACTAA